aaaaagtaaaaaataatataatgcatGTCTCAATTAAATAACTCTCTTTGCTTCTCGCTTCTGTAATATGCTTCCCCCTGCACAGATCTCCCCTCGCCCcacaaaatgcttaaaaggtaGCTTAACTCTTTGCTCGAGGCTCAGTGCTTTAAATGTTAATCCGACTAGGTCTGTGCacctaaataatgaaataattcctCTTCAACCCCTCGGTCTCTCTGATTCTTTAATTATCCCGCTGCAATATAGTCTAAATATTTTTCCCTATCTCTAGGTGTAGCTATACATCATCATTTTTAATGACCACATGGTATTCCTTTGTATGACTATATCCTAGTTTATTTTTCCAGCTGCCTCTTTTTAGAGGACATAAACATACTGGAATGCACACTGTTTGTGCACATTATCTGTTCACTCATCCACTTCTCTTTCTCtcgctctttcttttttttcttttggagacagggtgtcactctgttgcctaggctggagtgcagtggtgtgatcactgcagcctcaacctccttggctcaggcaatcctcccacctcagcctcctgagtacctggaaccacaggcatgtgccaccacacctggctaatttttaattttttttttttttttctagagatagggtcctccctatgttgcccaggctcgtcttgaactcctgggctcaagtgatccttccacctcagactcccaaagtgctggggttacaggcgtgagccactgtgcctagcccacttatttttttaagccatctttttagaaatggaattgctgctGAGTGTCAGTTTTCTTACCTTTGTCTCTAAAGTCTTCTTTTACAGtcctgtcttgttttgttttgttttgttttatggttaGAGCCAAGCAGACAAGAACTTGATGTCATTCCATCTGTCAATTCTGTGGTGTggcttttttggggggtttttttttgggaaggagtctctctctgttgcccaggctagagtagagtggcgcaatcttggctcactgcgacctccgtctccctggttcaagcaattctcttgcctcagcctcctgagtggctgggactacaggaatgtgccaccacacctggtgaatttttgtatttttagtggagacaaggtttcaccatgttggccaggctggtcttgaactcccgatctcatgtgatctgcccacctgggcctcccaaagtgctgggattacaggcgtgagccacagtgcccggtgTAATTCTGTGTGTTTTTACCAGCAGAGCATGCATTGAGTATGTGCAAACATTTGCGAAGGAAAATTAGAGCACATATATCTACAGAAGCGCACTCAGAAAGGGGACCCTGTTGCTTCTGAAGTGAAAGAGTATTATTTGGATTTATAACCAAGAGATACTTTTGTAATTTATCAAATGAAAACTGTAACTATCAATGAAGTGAAAGTGAAATGAAGTGGAGTTGAGAGGTGTCTATACTACAAGGCAGAGCCTGCCCTGTCTTAGTCACCATCTGCCTCCTACAGGGCTGGAGTGAGTGTGAGGCTTAGAAACACCATGATGGCCCTGCTGTATTGGTGGCTCCTCTTTGAAAGTATAATGAATCCACTTATAGAAacatttgggctgggcgcggtggctcaagcctgtaatcccagcactttgggaggccgagacgggcggatcacgaggtcaggagatctagactatcctggctaacacggtgaaaccccgtttctactaaaaaaaaaaaatacaaaaaactagctgggcgaggtggcgggcgcctgtagtcccagccactcaggaggctgaggcaagagaatggcgtgaacccgggaggcggagcttgcagtaagcccagatcgtgccactgccctccaacctgggcgacagagcgagactctgtctcaaaaaaaaaaaaaaaaaaaaaaagaaaaagaaaaagaaacatttgggcCAATTTATACACAATTAAAATATTCACACTAATCATTAAGTGAAACACCATTAAGTAATGGTGTTTGTAAGAAAAGTGTTTTCAACAGCACGTGATAGCatatccatttttgttttaacagaAAATGCCCCCAtcccattttataaaaaatatccATGAATTGCATAATTAACAAAGACCGATTCATCACTTTTTTCATGTATCTAGtttaaaaatttctcagaatCCTGTATCTTCCTCTTGTGAATTCCCTAAGTTAATTCAGCCAGATAGGTATCTTGGTCTCTTCAAAAAGATTTTGTTAAATCTATCTTCTCTATATctagtattaatttttaaatataaattaaacgtTATTAAttgatataaatttatattaaactttAAAGTTTTATAATCTATTCTTACAACGTGCTCATATCAATCAATACCTCTTTCTATACATGGATACGGTTATGAaacttacattttatatattttttttaaaggttaaagAAAGAGGGACCAATTAACTTCATCTTTTCCTAGACTTGAGAAGAGACAAACCAAGTTCTGCCCTTCATCTCCAATGTTTGGAAGATCAGAGGTTCCTGTCAATTAAGTCGTCCTTTCTTCATAACTATTGCAAAAGAAATCATCAGAAATCACTGAATAGGTCAATTAAAACCATTTTTATCAAACATATTCATTCACAACATGTATTGTTGTAGTTAAAAACTGGTTGAGAAAGTTTACTTGTAATTATTACGCACTTTGGTATCTGTTGATTATTTCTGGAGCAAAGGCAGTCTTATTCATTAGGTGGCTTTAGCTAATTTTTCCTGCTATTGTTGCTGGATACTTTAGAAATGAGAAGGGATGTGAGCTGTAAGATAAATGAGTGTGCTAAGGGAAATACAAGCCTGACTTTCTCAAGGGCTGAGTTCCGGGAGGCAGGAAGAGTTCAGAGCATTGGGCCAGGGCTCATCTGGTGGGTTCAAGCACACAGCCTCAACTCCCTTGCAGGAACATGGGTCCGTGTGTGGTTCACTCTGAAGCATCTGTCTTCCTGTGAAAGAGCTCGGGAGTGGTGAGTGGATACCGAGCCCAACTTCTGCAGGCTGCCCTCCCCTCTGGATACCAAGCCCACCCATGGTAATCCCTTCAAGGCATGACTCTCATGATAATAAAAAGTGTGATAATGTGAAAAGGAATTTTCAGAGAAACTGAGTCAAGGACTGGTGGTGGTGAAACTTCTTGCTTTCTTGGAAAGCAAGAGAAGGTGCTATGCCTTCTGCTCTCTGACATTTCCACCGTCTCCCACCCATCTAGCAATGGCTACCCTAGAAAAACCTGAAAGAGGAGGCTTCTCTCCAGAACTTTGCCAGGAGGCCCTTTGCCACACCATCCTCGATCCACCCTGCTTACACTGCCCCTGAGAAAGTCTAGTTCTCACCTGGCAGTGTCACTTCCTCCTTTGCTGTGTTCCAAGATGTAGCCTTCATTTGTGGACTAGGAAGGGGTGGAAAGGCCCAGTTGCAgggcaattattattattgtcaacTCTCCCTTGAAAAGGTTGTATCCATTTTACTTGCTCAcatgcactcctgcctgggctgcAGGAATCCTAGAAATTTTGCTCTCCGCTATAGTAACTCCCATGAGTACTGATCCCACACTTTTCCTTCAAATGCCAACCGGAGGCAGATTTTTAGATGGAGAAACCAGAGACAAGAGAATCAGTGGGAGTCCGGGTGATAATCAGGAACCCGGGACCCTGATCCTGACTGCTCTGACCAGGCTGCTCATTTCACTGGTGGGGAGCTGGAACCTGAAACCTGCTCATTCTAAAAAACAACCCGTCTTCTCTCAACTTCTGACTGTGCCCTTGTCCTCAGAGGAAGGCCATGGAATGCCTTCTGACATGCTCTCAGAGAGAGAGCTGAAGATCTGAAGCCAGCAACTCACCAGGGAGATGGTGGAGTTGGGGGCTTGGGCACGGCAGAAGCGTTTGCGCAAAGCTTCTTGTACCTGCGGGAGAGGTAAATGCTCCATTTATGCCAGCCACAGCCCCGGCCTGTGGGCTGCAAGTGAGGCAGGGGGTTAGGTGGGCAGACTCACCTTCTTGTCCATGAGGCAACCAAACAATAGGATGAAGACACCCTGAGAAGAGGGACATGGGGATAAGCTGGTCAAGGAGGAAGGGATCTACCCGAATCAACGTGCTTCTTCTGTCCTGTGTAATTCACATGCAAAGGCTTCTCGTCTCAATTTTTGTTACCACCATTTGGTGCATAGGATCTATTTCAGATGCTTTTCTTATTGTTATCGTTATAAAAGGGATAGTAAAGGATTGGGTACTGACAATTTCCTGAGTTCTCCAACAAAATCAgctattattttacagataagaaaaccaaagctcagagaggttatatAATTTGTCCAAAGTTATCCAGCTACTCAGTGGAGGAACTGGGATCCACACCTTCCAAAATTCCTGAACCTATGTTTCTTCTGCTCCACCTTGGTACCTCCTAGAGAAGAGATCAGCAGTGACTTAGACCATCTAAAAGGGCAAAAAGCACAACCACCCCCTATCACCTACCTGGAAGGTGTTGAGAATGGTGAAGATGTAATGAGGGACTGTGGAGACTTCCTCTAACAGAGTGGCCAGGCCCAGCACCCAGGTGAGGCCAAAGATGGGTGTGAGAATGAGCAGGGCTTTGATCACCCCCAGCAGAGCTTGGCGCTTCTCCGCTGGGGGTCCCTCTGACAGCGAAGGTCTCAGCAGCTTCAGCATGGCCATGGCTAGTACCAGCCCATTCACACCTACAATAGCCAGCACTGGCCCCACAAAGGTGTATAACGCCCCTCCCTTCCCATCCAACCAGCATTCCCCCTCCCTCAGGTATTGCCCTTGAGGTAGGTAGAGCCCCAGGGTGACACCCGCCAACGCCAGTGGGCACAAGTAGCCCAGGAGCACCATCAGGGGGAGAACTCGGTGCTTCGGCAGCTGGTGAAAGACAAAGAGCAGCTGGTGGGCCAATACCAGGGCCTGCGCCAGCATCCAGAAAAAGGTGGCCAGGTAGAGGAAATGACAGAGGAAGGTGGCAGCCAGGCAGAGCGGGCTTTGCGGCCCTGGCGGGAGGAAGGGGGCACCTAGGAAGCAAGTGTCTGCGGCCAGCAAGCAGAGCACCATGTTGAGCAGGGCGGCGTGGCGGAAATAGGAGACCTTGTTCTGCACCACAACTctccagaccagcctgtacaCACCCAGGCACACAAGCAGCGCCAGTATGGAAGCTCCCAAGCCCACTTGAGTAAGCAGCACCAGAGCAGGTTCTTCCGGAACAGTGTGTGGGGACATGAGGACGGAGAAGGCAGTGAGGTGCTGGCAGAGGCATCGAGCAGTGGGCCTGGCACTGGCCGCCTGTGCCTGGCACCCTTCTTTGGACCAACCCCCCCTGCCCTGGAAGAGACTGTGATCCCAGAAGACACAATGAGGGGAACCATTCGTGTTCCCAAAGTCCATGATGACCTCGCCCTGGCTGAAGGCCTGGTCGCCTGCCATGATGGAAATGACAAGGACCAGGCCAGGAGTGGCATAGAGGAAATCCCCCAGCCCTTGTCCATAGTTTGAAGGCAGAAGGTGGTCCAGTTTTCGCAACACCAGGCTAGTAATACTTATTTCAGTTCCATTATGGACCAGTGGGGCCAGTGAGTGCCCAGGAATCTGAGCCTGCAGTGGGGGCCGAGTAGGGAAGGAGATGCTGTAGTTAGCAGGAAACGTGGGTCCAAACAGCTGGTTCTGCAGCAGCACATTGGGCAAGCTGAAGGTGAAGGGGTGGTCCTGTGGGCACAGGCTGCATGCCAGGGTCTCCACAGCCAGCAGGAGAGTCGAGCCTGCCCAGGGCTTCCGGGCTTGGGCCAGGGTCCACAGAGGCCTGGTGTCCATATCTAGGACCTTGTCTGTGGCAATCAGGAGATTCTGCAGCACCCAACAGAAAGATGAGCCCCGTCTGCTGGCGCCCACAGGACTGAGCTGGGGGCAGTGAGAACTACAGGCCCCACACCTTCCCTTCCCAGTCCAGGGTGTGACCCAAGGttggagagaaaagggagaggaagacagGCCTGTGAAGGGAGACTTCCTAGACGGGAAGAACGGGGAGCTGTTTGGCCAACCACCTTGGGGCATCTTTAAGGATATGTCCCCTGACCTGCACCCAGCCCCTCTGCTGAAAACCCTTCTTCCCCCTCCATCCCTTGGGGCCACCCAGGTTCTCAGAAGGgatttctcccattctttggcATCTCCAGGTCTGCAAAGCTAGGAATGGTGACCAGCAGTGATAGAGGGCACTGTGTCCTGGAGGTGACGGCCACACGTATGTCTGTGCATTCACATATGCTATGCATTCCCAGGCATGAACGGTGTGTAATGTCATTGCCCTTTGTTACACTTTTGGCTGCAGCTCATGGGTCACCAATGTATGCCCATACTGAGAGCCGATTTAGGTGAGCCCGGCAAAGCCAAGCACACTTTAGCATCTTCACGGAAACTTCCTGTCTGTGTCATAGCCACACGCGTGCTTGCGCACACGTGCCTCAGGCCTGTCTCCACACCCTTTCCTGCCTCCAGCCCCCATGTGCTCCCAGCGCCAGGCCTTCTCCATTCTGCAGCCTCAGAGGCTGGTGTCTGAGAGGAGAAATGGACCAGGAGCAGGCCCCCAGACTCTGGAAAGGTCTGCTGCCCGACAGCCCATGGTGATGTCAGAGGGACAGAAGTGCCCACAGATGGGGAGTCTTCACCCCCTGACTGCCCAGCTGGCAACCACTGTGGCTCAGAGATCTCACCTTCAGGGCGCTGTGGTCAAGCTGTATTCTGGCCTTTGCCACCACCTTGGCCAGGTATTTCATGGTGCTCAGCAGGGTCAGTAAGTCGGAGGGTGAACTTGCCTCTGCCGCCTGCCCTGGCAGCTGTGCCAGGATCTGTGGCACCTCCTCAGCAGGACTGCCCTGGCCTGCCTGCAGCAGCTGAGACAGACAAGACAGCAGGAAGCGGGACACATAGTAGAATGATGGTTTGGGAAGAGCATTCCAGCCCCATGGAGATTGCTGGCCCCCTTGAGCCCTCCCACACCTACTTCCTGGCTCTGCTAGGGCTCCAGTTCAGAGACACTGAACAGTTTGTGGGTTGGGCCTCAGGGAAAAGGGTCTGCAAGCTGGGTCCtagagaggctggggtgggctgtGGACGGGGCATGTGGGCAGCAGGGTGGAAGCTTCACCTTGGCTCTAATGAACAAGGCCAGGAGCCTCGCAtctgtgcagctgctgtggaCAGGCCCCCAGACTCCGTCAGCTGCACAAAACCTCCTCACTATGCCCCTCTTGCTCTCAGGACATGGGGCCTGTGCCATGTGGCCAGCCTTGGTGACATTCCAGGTAAGCACTGAGGTGTCCTCAGGGCAGGTGATGTCCCCATCTGAAAAATGACAAGCAAGGGGGTACTCAGCAATCACAGCCTCACCCGAGCCTCTTCTTGGGCAGAAGCCTGTGCAGGCCCCGAAGCCTGGTCCTGTTGCCCAAGGCAGGGACGCGCTATGCAAGGGAGCCCATGCTCCCAAGGCAAGCAGCTGAGACCGGCCCACTAGACCCCAAGCCCTACATACcctggatgatggtgatggagatGGGGATCCTGAGTGGAGCCAGGCCAGGGCTCTGCAGGTCACAAGTGTACATGGTGTCAGTCATTGGGCAGTGCTGAACAGCCAACACAAAGCACTGAGAGCCTGACTCGTTGaaggaggaggctgagggcaaAACGAAAGAAGGGAACTGTCATTGGGCCAGGGACAGGCCTGGAACCCAGCAGGCTCTGACATACTGTTTCAGTCTTTCTAGCAATTCAGAAACAGAGGAAGCAGTGGGGAAGAGCCAAATGATGTGTGGGCTCCACTTGGGCAGAGGAAGAGAGCTTGGATTTTGCTGGTGGGGACTGTGGGGTCTCTAACAAGCTCTAGGACTCAGTTTCCACCAtttccacatttgtaaaatggggactaGCATGAAACGAATTCCATAGAGAGTTAAATGAGATTGTGTAGATGACAGCATTTTGCAAAAGTTTCCTCTACACATGCAGTTATATTATGGCAATAGACGTGGCAAGGCTCTGATGGGGTAGAAAACAGTGTGGGCTTTGGACCCCACTCTCTGGTTGAACTGTGGCCTCTGTTTCTCATGAGTTAACGACTCAGTTGCCTGGAGGAGACTAGCTGCCCCCTGGTCCCTCTGACCCCTGACTGCTGGCCCCTTCTCATACCTTTGCTGCCCTCTCCAGGGCTCCAGGTCGCTGTGTAGGCCAGGTTTGTGCTGGGGATGCAGCAGCTCAGCTGGAAGCCAGGGGAGGTGGCACAGGAGATGGACAGCTGGTCTGGAAGTTGAGCCACATCTGTCGCCTTCAAGGGCACCCTCACCACCTCGTGCAGGCTCCACTTGAAGCCCTGGGCCTCAAAGCAGCTCATGTACTCACCTGCAGACACGTGTCTGCTGTGCTGTGTGGCTCCTCTGGGCCCTGCTGCACCACAGAATCTCTGCTACTTTCCAAGCCACAGCCTTGCTCCTGTCCTCTGCCTGCCACCCAGTGCTTAACCCCAGCAAGCAAGGTCCCAGGATGGCCCCTTTGGTGGGCATTCCCTGTGCCCAAGAAGGATTTCTAGGAGGTAGAAGAGCTCTCTTTTTTATCAGCCCATGCCAATGAATTTCATGCTCTCCCTAGAGCAGATGCCCTTCCTGCACTACCCCTGCCATTTTAGCATCTTGAAAAACATGGATCTGTTCTCAGCAGACATTGAGACTACATTCTCCACATTGTAGTATTTTTGTTaacagaaacatttttatgaaaagtgACTACATTTTCCAAAACATAATTAGACAAGTGACTTTGTTTTACATGTTTGCAAATCTCGCCCATGTCTGGGTTCTCCCATCTGCTTTTGCATTCAATCTTATGATGGCCCTGTAACCTCTGGAAAGGGC
This region of Rhinopithecus roxellana isolate Shanxi Qingling chromosome 17, ASM756505v1, whole genome shotgun sequence genomic DNA includes:
- the ADGRF3 gene encoding adhesion G-protein coupled receptor F3, translating into MTTRKPSAHSAATPGYEDVTHKHHTGWARMGKAGLAEMGQSQAGGESGSGQLLDQENGAGESALVSVYVHLDFSDKTWPHEVSRTLTLPAASASSSPGPLLTGLGLTTECNVNHEENFYCACLSGYQWNTSICLHYPPCQSPHNHQPCGCLVFSHPEPGYCQLLPPVPGTLSLNSQLQMPGDTLSLTLLLSQEATDLSWFLRHPGSPSPILLQPGTQVSVTSSHGQAALSVSNMSHHWAGEYMSCFEAQGFKWSLHEVVRVPLKATDVAQLPDQLSISCATSPGFQLSCCIPSTNLAYTATWSPGEGSKASSFNESGSQCFVLAVQHCPMTDTMYTCDLQSPGLAPLRIPISITIIQDGDITCPEDTSVLTWNVTKAGHMAQAPCPESKRGIVRRFCAADGVWGPVHSSCTDARLLALFIRAKLLQAGQGSPAEEVPQILAQLPGQAAEASSPSDLLTLLSTMKYLAKVVAKARIQLDHSALKNLLIATDKVLDMDTRPLWTLAQARKPWAGSTLLLAVETLACSLCPQDHPFTFSLPNVLLQNQLFGPTFPANYSISFPTRPPLQAQIPGHSLAPLVHNGTEISITSLVLRKLDHLLPSNYGQGLGDFLYATPGLVLVISIMAGDQAFSQGEVIMDFGNTNGSPHCVFWDHSLFQGRGGWSKEGCQAQAASARPTARCLCQHLTAFSVLMSPHTVPEEPALVLLTQVGLGASILALLVCLGVYRLVWRVVVQNKVSYFRHAALLNMVLCLLAADTCFLGAPFLPPGPQSPLCLAATFLCHFLYLATFFWMLAQALVLAHQLLFVFHQLPKHRVLPLMVLLGYLCPLALAGVTLGLYLPQGQYLREGECWLDGKGGALYTFVGPVLAIVGVNGLVLAMAMLKLLRPSLSEGPPAEKRQALLGVIKALLILTPIFGLTWVLGLATLLEEVSTVPHYIFTILNTFQGVFILLFGCLMDKKVQEALRKRFCRAQAPNSTISLSTNEGYILEHSKGGSDTARKTDASE